A DNA window from Arachis duranensis cultivar V14167 chromosome 3, aradu.V14167.gnm2.J7QH, whole genome shotgun sequence contains the following coding sequences:
- the LOC107482298 gene encoding protein BUD31 homolog 2 gives MPKVKTNRVKYPEGWELIEPTLRELQAKMREAENDPHDGKRKCETLWPIFKIAHQKSRYIFDLYHRRKEISKELYEFCLDQGYADRNLIAKWKKPGYERLCCLRCMQPRDHNFATTCVCRVPKQLREEKVIECVHCGCKGCASGD, from the exons atgccGAAGGTAAAGACTAACCGTGTTAAGTACCCAGAGGGCTGGGAACTCATTGAGCCTACACTCCGTGAACTTCAAGCGAAGATGAGGGAAG CTGAGAACGACCCTCACGATGGCAAAAGAAAATGTGAGACTTTATGGCCTATATTCAAGATTGCTCACCAGAAGAGTCGCTACATATTTGACCTTTACCACCGGAGGAAAGAAATTTCCAAAGAGTTGTACGAGTTCTGTTTGGATCAAGGATATGCCGACCGCAATCTGATCGCGAAGTGGAAGAAG CCTGGTTATGAACGTCTGTGTTGCCTGAGGTGCATGCAGCCTcgtgatcacaattttgccaCCACTTGTGTTTGCAGAGTGCCCAAACAACTTAGGGAGGAGAAGGTTATAGAATGTGTTCATTGTGGTTGTAAGGGTTGTGCTAGTGGGGACTGA
- the LOC107482296 gene encoding heat stress transcription factor A-5-like — protein sequence MEGGAPQSTGGGAGGGPAPFLLKTYDMVDDSATDDIVSWNSSTNNSFVVWNPPEFARLLLPTYFKHNNFSSFIRQLNTYGFHKIHPERWEFANDDFIKDQKHLLKNIHRRKPIHSHSHPPGSVVDPERAAFEEEIEKLNREKSSIESNIFSFKQHQSTAKIHLEDFQQRLDGMEKRQKHLLNIFEKALQNPTFVEQLSQKIESIDLSAYNKKRRLPQVDDMQPVVESSFVDNPNNFRMEFGNVFHQDFSNKLRLELSQAVSDMNLVSRSTQSSNEHGESPQKKISEGEQTGIQTRTSVPFAPETLELADTGASFTFKMDSCLSQRATYAESPKLCSLEPSSEEGDSHISCQLTLASCPFKVNRNSYSAKALQIDTQEIGKLAEPRFHSNSKESDSGVFSNRNQANDATNLASSLETPSNNQVTQPNRVNDVFWEQFLTERPGCSDNEEAISNYRGNPCDEQDEGRLNARNVKNMDQLTL from the exons ATGGAGGGAGGAGCGCCGCAATCCACCGGAGGAGGAGCAGGAGGTGGACCGGCGCCGTTCTTGTTGAAGACTTATGACATGGTTGACGATTCCGCCACCGATGACATCGTTTCTTGGAACAGCTCCACCAACAACAGCTTCGTTGTTTGGAACCCGCCGGAGTTCGCGCGCCTTCTTCTACCTACCTATTTCAAGCATAACAACTTTTCTAGCTTCATTCGCCAGCTCAATACCTAT GGATTTCACAAAATACATCCTGAACGGTGGGAGTTTGCCAATGATGATTTTATAAAAGACCAAAAGCATCTTCTTAAGAATATCCACCGCCGGAAACCTATTCACAGTCATAGTCATCCTCCCGGCTCTGTTGTGGATCCAGAAAGGGCAGCATTTGAGGAAGAAATTGAAAAACTTAACCGTGAGAAATCTTCTATTGAATCTAATATTTTCAGCTTCAAGCAACATCAGTCAACAGCGAAGATTCATCTAGAAGATTTTCAGCAGCGATTAGATGGTATGGAGAAGAGGCAGAAACATTTGCTGAACATTTTCGAGAAGGCTCTTCAGAATCCTACTTTTGTTGAGCAGCTTTCCCAGAAAATTGAGTCCATTGATTTATCAGCGTATAACAAGAAAAGACGATTGCCTCAAGTTGATGACATGCAACCTGTTGTAGAAAGTAGTTTTGTGGACAATCCTAACAATTTTAGAATGGAATTCGGGAATGTTTTCCATCAAGATTTCTCGAACAAACTCAGACTGGAATTGTCACAAGCTGTGTCAGATATGAACTTAGTGTCGCGTAGCACACAAAGTTCAAATGAACATGGAGAAAGTCCACAGAAGAAAATATCCGAAGGAGAACAAACAGGAATCCAGACAAGAACATCTGTTCCATTTGCACCAGAAACATTGGAGCTTGCTGATACCGGGGCATCTTTCACTTTCAAGATGGATTCATGTTTATCACAAAGAGCGACTTATGCTGAGAGCCCAAAACTGTGCTCATTGGAGCCAAGTAGTGAAGAAGGTGATAGTCACATATCCTGCCAACTTACTTTGGCATCGTGCCCGTTTAAGGTCAACAGAAATTCATACTCAGCAAAAGCACTCCAAATAGACACTCAAGAAATTGGCAAGCTGGCAGAGCCTAGGTTTCATTCCAACAGTAAAGAATCCGACAGTGGAGTTTTCTCAAACCGGAACCAAGCTAATGATGCAACCAATTTGGCTTCTTCACTGGAAACTCCAAGTAACAACCAAGTTACTCAGCCAAACAGGGTAAATGATGTGTTTTGGGAACAGTTCCTTACTGAAAGACCAGGCTGCTCAGACAATGAAGAGGCAATATCCAATTACAGAGGAAACCCGTGCGATGAGCAAGATGAAGGAAGGTTGAATGCAAGGAATGTTAAGAACATGGATCAGCTTACACTTTAA
- the LOC107482297 gene encoding protein RALF-like 24 gives MYHPRFIILTFLYLSPVLLSICYGLSVVDLNLLKHSDKSGVITKRVCTKSIVECLEEETEMDSESNRRLMQQQQQHRYISYETLKRDMVPCDRAGSSYYSCKAREANPYNRGCEVITACARGSQPIRT, from the coding sequence ATGTACCATCCCAGATTCATCATCTTGACCTTCCTATATCTGTCACCTGTTCTTCTCTCAATCTGCTATGGCCTATCTGTTGTGGATCTCAATTTGCTGAAACACAGTGATAAAAGTGGTGTAATTACCAAAAGGGTATGCACCAAGAGCATTGTGGAGTGCTTGGAAGAAGAGACAGAAATGGATTCAGAGAGTAACAGAAGACTaatgcagcagcagcagcagcacaGGTACATTAGCTATGAGACACTGAAGAGGGACATGGTTCCATGTGATAGAGCAGGATCCTCTTACTACAGTTGCAAAGCAAGAGAAGCAAACCCTTATAATAGAGGCTGTGAAGTTATTACTGCATGTGCAAGAGGTTCTCAACCCATCAGAACTTGA